In Paenibacillus sp. 1781tsa1, one DNA window encodes the following:
- a CDS encoding NCS2 family permease: MDRFFKLKENGTNVRTEIVAGLTTFMTMAYILFVNTLFLGQAGAGMSDNAVFFATAVGAGLMTIIMGLFVNIPIALAPGMGLNAYFMTVVLSSNGAITWQAALGAVFLSGIVFIILTVTKIRQMLLVAVPQSIKMAITVGIGLFITIIGFKLANLVAVTVNVAPDADLSQPIPGSSFNLSLGNFVTHHDALLALIGLLLIAILMVMRVKGALLIGIVVTTLIGIPMGVTNLSGLSGASWLPNFSDLAVGQLDLKGAISLGLFEIIFIFTFVELFDTFGTMVGTATRMGIMKDKKKGEKTIGKAMLVDAVGVSAGAALGTSTITAYVESASGVEAGGRTGLTSVTTGLLFILALFIAPLALVVPSAATAPALIIVGVLMMSQVRSIEWDDFLQAFPAFLTIVLMPFTGGIANGISAGIVSYVILAVFSNLVTERKVKIHWLMWILAIIVVCRYVFIGGE, from the coding sequence ATGGATCGTTTTTTTAAATTAAAAGAAAACGGAACAAATGTTAGAACGGAGATTGTTGCGGGTCTTACTACCTTTATGACAATGGCTTACATTCTTTTTGTGAATACGTTGTTCTTGGGTCAAGCCGGGGCGGGGATGTCGGATAATGCAGTATTCTTTGCAACAGCCGTCGGTGCCGGATTAATGACGATTATTATGGGATTGTTCGTGAATATTCCGATTGCGCTCGCACCAGGTATGGGATTGAATGCGTACTTCATGACTGTCGTTCTAAGTTCGAATGGAGCGATTACTTGGCAGGCTGCTCTCGGAGCGGTATTCCTTTCCGGTATCGTGTTCATTATTTTAACCGTGACAAAGATTCGGCAAATGCTGCTTGTTGCAGTTCCGCAGTCGATCAAAATGGCCATTACGGTGGGTATCGGTCTCTTTATTACTATTATCGGTTTCAAACTTGCTAATCTCGTGGCGGTAACTGTTAACGTTGCACCAGACGCAGATCTGAGTCAGCCGATTCCGGGTAGCAGTTTTAACCTGTCATTGGGCAACTTTGTAACACATCATGATGCATTGCTGGCTCTGATTGGTTTGCTCCTTATTGCTATACTGATGGTGATGCGCGTCAAAGGCGCTCTGCTGATCGGGATCGTAGTAACAACGCTGATTGGTATTCCAATGGGAGTTACGAATTTGAGTGGTCTTTCAGGCGCAAGCTGGTTGCCTAATTTCAGTGATCTGGCGGTTGGACAGCTGGATTTGAAAGGTGCCATCAGTCTCGGATTGTTCGAGATCATCTTTATCTTTACCTTCGTTGAATTGTTCGACACGTTCGGTACCATGGTAGGTACGGCAACACGTATGGGGATTATGAAGGATAAGAAAAAAGGCGAGAAAACGATCGGTAAAGCGATGCTCGTTGATGCAGTTGGTGTCAGCGCAGGTGCTGCACTGGGTACAAGTACCATTACGGCATACGTTGAAAGTGCTTCAGGCGTTGAGGCGGGTGGACGTACAGGACTGACTTCGGTAACGACAGGTTTGTTGTTCATCTTGGCTCTGTTTATTGCTCCTCTTGCGCTGGTCGTTCCATCCGCTGCGACAGCTCCGGCATTGATCATCGTGGGTGTGCTTATGATGAGTCAAGTACGTAGCATCGAGTGGGATGATTTCCTGCAAGCTTTCCCTGCTTTCCTTACGATTGTATTGATGCCTTTCACAGGCGGAATCGCGAACGGGATCTCCGCAGGTATCGTATCTTATGTCATTCTGGCGGTGTTCAGCAACTTGGTTACAGAACGTAAAGTGAAAATTCACTGGCTCATGTGGATCTTGGCAATCATTGTAGTCTGCCGGTACGTATTTATTGGCGGGGAGTAA
- a CDS encoding copper amine oxidase N-terminal domain-containing protein, whose protein sequence is MRKLVIYCFTFVLIITMLGLPGVQEKAEAATAIPILVNGEKVKFEVDPIQTAGTTLVQFTPIFQKLDLLYQWNNATKTVTAMKEGLTIELTLGKKQAIVNGSLITLQVAPRLVKGKMFVPLRLVSEATGANITIKKNTIYIATSNSNATPDQTLETKTPSINTSSARKAIADAILNDLAKNKSQLVYDGIVYENEYLVEISYDNNLEITMLYDIETIDHIYDAEFNDQQASIYMTVPISDYLHEKYEFTNIHIHQAFRGVYDSDPSGDGNDNMHEPSYVKYIGGKYVVTYVITSCLFDYKSNKVTLIFDTFSAYPSTISVITIP, encoded by the coding sequence ATGAGAAAGTTAGTGATATATTGTTTCACATTCGTGCTAATAATTACTATGCTTGGCTTACCTGGTGTACAAGAGAAGGCTGAAGCGGCAACAGCGATACCAATTTTAGTAAATGGTGAAAAAGTAAAATTTGAGGTTGACCCTATACAAACGGCGGGTACAACGTTAGTACAGTTTACTCCGATTTTTCAAAAGCTAGATTTGCTTTATCAGTGGAATAATGCTACTAAAACCGTCACAGCAATGAAAGAAGGCTTAACAATTGAGCTTACCTTAGGGAAAAAGCAAGCGATCGTCAATGGTAGTTTGATTACCTTGCAGGTTGCGCCACGACTTGTGAAAGGGAAAATGTTTGTGCCGTTGCGTCTAGTAAGTGAAGCGACTGGTGCAAATATTACTATTAAAAAGAATACAATATACATAGCAACATCCAATTCTAATGCTACACCTGATCAAACTTTAGAAACAAAAACACCTTCTATAAATACTAGCTCTGCTAGGAAAGCAATTGCGGATGCTATTTTAAATGATTTAGCTAAAAATAAGAGTCAACTAGTTTACGATGGAATTGTATATGAGAATGAATACCTCGTGGAGATTTCATATGATAATAATCTAGAGATCACGATGCTGTATGATATTGAAACTATCGATCATATTTATGATGCAGAGTTTAATGACCAACAAGCTTCGATCTATATGACGGTACCTATTTCGGATTATTTGCATGAGAAGTATGAGTTTACCAATATTCATATTCACCAGGCTTTTAGAGGCGTTTATGATAGCGATCCTTCAGGTGATGGCAATGATAATATGCATGAACCCAGTTATGTGAAATACATAGGTGGAAAGTATGTTGTAACTTATGTAATAACCTCCTGTTTGTTTGATTATAAATCCAATAAAGTTACCTTAATATTTGATACCTTTAGTGCTTATCCCTCAACCATTAGTGTAATCACCATTCCATAA